A window of the Macadamia integrifolia cultivar HAES 741 unplaced genomic scaffold, SCU_Mint_v3 scaffold960, whole genome shotgun sequence genome harbors these coding sequences:
- the LOC122070646 gene encoding uncharacterized protein LOC122070646 — translation MRKYCTLLFKTNSVKGPGEGIGCLLHAELRKRLQDAGICTILCWEDKESEGFCHKQMIDDLDGVVTSDGSVSTHIITGKVRRTRNLCIALCSGFYEKEVELFVKCSIWSRWVTGILHCKSLKLFLLELVLQNFRLL, via the exons ATGAG AAAATACTGCACATTGCTTTTCAAAACAAATTCTGTCAAAGGACCAGGAGAG GGGATTGGTTGCCTTCTGCATGCAGAGTTGAGAAAGAGACTGCAAGATGCTGGTATTTGTACAATATTATGTTGGGAGGACAAGGAATCGGAGGGATTTTGTCATAAACAG ATGATTGATGACCTTGATGGCGTTGTTACCTCCGACGGAAGTGTTAGCACTCATATTATCACAGGAAAAGTGAGAAGAACTAGAAATCTCTGCATTGCTCTTTGTTCAGG GTTTTACGAAAAGGAAGTGGAACTCTTTGTGAAATGCTCCATATGGTCCAGGTGGGTTACTGGAATTCTCCATTGCAAGTCATTGAAACTTTTCTTGCTTGAGCTGGTTTTGCAAAATTTTCGGCTCCTTTAG